In the genome of Massilibacillus massiliensis, one region contains:
- a CDS encoding ATP-binding protein, producing the protein MPFQEEQINLIIHEARAHSTELPWGEFKVNKCTQPQEIGEYISALSNTAALYNKDKALMIWGIDDETHELVGTEFDPSKVKQGNQGLELWISTQLDPQVQFYFHKTELEEKKIILLEISSAASAPVKFKNIDYIRIDSHKKKLKDYVDTERELWAILAKKSFEIMTAMEDVPGDFVIRLLDYPAYFDLLSQELPSDKVGILNALLADGLIAKCVTGNYNITNLGAILFAKKLSDFPSLERKAIRVIQYKDNSRIHSVKEQIGHKGYATGFDGLIEYINGILPRNEIMGRALRKDIPMYPELAVREVVANAIIHQNFFLQGTSPMIEIFEDRMEVTNPGTPLIETKRFIDSPPISRNEKLASFMRRIGVCEERGSGFDKIVHQTEYYQLPAPEIEVYHNNTRVTMFAHKDFSKMSKEDKMRACYLHACLKRVNREYMTNSSLRERFKVAAKNSAVISRLLNDSCEAGLVKITDDTVTANKNRRYVPYWG; encoded by the coding sequence ATGCCTTTTCAGGAAGAGCAGATCAATTTAATTATTCATGAGGCAAGAGCACATAGTACGGAATTGCCCTGGGGTGAATTTAAAGTAAATAAATGTACGCAGCCACAGGAAATAGGTGAGTATATTAGTGCGCTATCAAATACAGCAGCGCTTTATAATAAAGATAAGGCGCTCATGATCTGGGGCATTGATGATGAGACCCATGAACTGGTCGGTACGGAGTTTGATCCATCGAAAGTAAAACAGGGGAATCAGGGATTAGAGCTATGGATTAGTACACAATTAGATCCTCAGGTACAGTTTTATTTTCATAAGACAGAGCTTGAAGAGAAGAAAATTATTTTACTAGAAATTTCGAGTGCTGCTTCTGCACCGGTTAAGTTCAAAAATATAGATTATATTCGTATTGATTCACATAAGAAAAAATTAAAAGATTATGTGGATACCGAGCGGGAATTATGGGCGATTCTTGCCAAAAAATCATTTGAAATTATGACTGCTATGGAAGATGTACCGGGTGATTTTGTCATTCGGCTGTTAGATTATCCGGCGTATTTTGATTTATTATCACAAGAGCTGCCGAGTGATAAAGTGGGGATATTAAATGCTTTACTTGCCGATGGTCTAATCGCAAAATGTGTGACGGGAAATTACAATATTACGAATTTAGGTGCTATTTTATTTGCGAAGAAGTTATCTGATTTTCCATCTTTGGAGCGAAAGGCAATTCGTGTAATTCAATACAAAGATAACTCCCGCATTCATTCTGTGAAAGAGCAAATTGGCCATAAGGGCTATGCAACGGGTTTTGATGGATTAATTGAATATATTAATGGGATTTTACCTCGCAATGAAATCATGGGCAGAGCATTGAGAAAGGATATTCCGATGTATCCGGAGCTGGCTGTCAGAGAAGTTGTAGCAAATGCAATTATTCATCAAAATTTCTTTTTGCAGGGAACAAGTCCGATGATTGAAATTTTTGAAGATCGTATGGAAGTAACGAATCCGGGTACACCTCTGATTGAAACGAAGCGGTTTATAGACTCACCGCCAATTTCAAGAAATGAAAAATTGGCATCTTTTATGCGGCGGATCGGTGTTTGTGAGGAACGTGGCAGCGGTTTTGATAAAATTGTTCATCAAACTGAATATTATCAACTGCCTGCACCGGAGATTGAGGTTTATCATAATAATACAAGGGTTACGATGTTTGCCCATAAAGATTTTTCAAAAATGAGCAAAGAGGATAAAATGCGTGCTTGTTATTTGCATGCTTGTTTGAAAAGAGTGAATCGTGAATATATGACGAATTCATCGCTCAGAGAACGCTTTAAAGTTGCAGCTAAAAATAGTGCGGTGATCTCCAGGTTATTAAATGACAGCTGTGAAGCGGGATTGGTAAAAATAACTGATGATACGGTGACAGCAAATAAAAATAGGCGATATGTTCCTTATTGGGGATAG